The genomic segment GCCGCTCAGGCCGCCCCGGCGGCTTCCGCGGTCTCTCCCGCAATGGCCATGGACGTCTCCGGCGGCGAAGACGAACTCTCCCACCTCATCGCCCCGGCCCCGACGCCGCCGTCCTCCAAGGACGCCGACATCGACGTTTCGCTCTTCGCTGAATTGGATTTTTCCGCCGAAGGACCGGAAGCCAAACCATCGGCCCCGGCCGCCGCGAAACCGGCGCCCAAGCCGGACGAGGATCTTTTCCTCGATTCCATGCCCGTGGAGGACATGCCCGAGTTGGACTTCAGCGCGTCCTTCGATGCGCCGGCAGAACCCGCGCCGCCCATCTCGAAGCCCAAGCGCGAGGATCTCTTCATCCCCGAACTCGAGGAAATGCTCGCGCCCCTGACGGAAGAGCCGCGGCAGAACCCGGCCCCGGCCAAGAAAGCCCCCGTGGCCGATGAAACGGAGATTCTGCTCGATTTCGGCGACGGCTCCTCCACGGGAACCGCGGCAGAGGATGTCCCCTTCCTCACCCTGGACGACACGATCAAGCCCTCGTGACCTCGGGCTCAGCCCAGGCTCCCCACGAATCCGAGAACCAGGGCGCTCACCGAGGCCCTGGTTTCTTCGTGCGTGACCAGCAGATGCCCGCTGGTGAGGCTTTCGCGCATGGACAGGAGATGAAGTTCCCGACGCGCGCTTGACACCCGCGACAGGATGTCCCAGGCGTTGTCGGGGTGAACGGCCCGGTCCCGGACGCCGTGCAGGACCAGGATCGGCGCCGTGACGCGACCCAGCCCCCGCCGCACCCTGCCGGCCGCGATCTTGAAGGAATGCAGGGGGCGCACGAAGTGCGTGCCCTCGTACCCCTGCCACGGCGCGATGCGTCTGGACTCCGGCTTCGGCGCCGAGGCCGCCGGCCGGGGATGGCAGAAGCGCAGCAACCCGCTGCAAAACAGCAGAGGGTCCGGCGAGAAATAGGGAAAGAGCCGGCACAGGAAGACAGGGGCGGCGATGGTCGCGACGCCAGCCAGCTCATGCCGCTGCGCCAGCGCCAGGGCGAGGGTGCCGCCCATGGAGAATCCGGCCACGAAAACCCGCGGGCACCGCGCCCGCAGGGCCGAAAGCGCCCTCTCGGCCCCGGCCAGCCAATCCTCGAAACGGCTGCGCTCGAAGGCCTCGGTGTCGCCGTCGTGCCCGGGCAGGTACGGGACGTCGACCGCGTACCCCGCAGAACGCAGGTCGGCCGCCAGAAAGCTCATTTCAAAAGGCCGTCCGGCATAGCCGTGCAGCAAAAGACAGCCGGTCAGCAGATCGTTCATGGTGACCCCGCAACGGTGAAGGATACGATGCCTGTTCAGCAAATGCGCCAGTTGCATGGGGAAAAAAAGTCTTGACTTTTGTCAGTCATTCGAAAAAGAAGACGAGTTTCCGGTGATTCGCGAACAGCCGCCGTTTCCACCGGGCAAAGGCGCGGCAGCATTTCAGGTCAAAATTATGGAGGAGCCTCATGGCAGTAGATTTCAGTAATGCCGTCAAGACCGACGAAGGCGTTCAGGTTAACGGCGTTGTCATGCAACAGATTGTGGAACAGTGCGAAGGCTGCGAGCGGATCAAGGAATTCGAGGGCGGCAAGTACTGCGGCAGCTACCCCCAGCCCGCCGTGAAGTGGAGACTGGGCAGCTGCAATTTCGCTACCCACACCAAGTCCGCGCCCGCCAAGGGCAAGGCCAAGGTCAACCCCCTCAAGGCTTCCAAGCGCGCTGCCAAAGGCCGCTAGGTCCAGCACCAGAGTTCACGCACAAGGCAGGATCATCCTGCCTTTTTTTTCCTCAAAATTCCGGGCAATGCGCCCGGAGACCAGCAAGGAGCACAGCCATGCTCAAGGCCACTCTCGACATCATCGACCGCAGCGCCGACGAGCTCGTCCGGCTCCAGACCGCGCTGGTGGGCATCCCCGCCCTCGGGCCCACAAACGGCGGCCAGGGGGAGGCGGCCAAGGCCGAATGGCTGTCCGGATACCTGTCCGCTTTCGAAGGCGTCACGGTGGAGCGCATCGACGCTCCGGACGCCAGGGTCGAGAGCGGCGTCAGGCCGAGCATCGCGGTGCGGCGCCCCGGCAGAAGCCCGCGCACCCTGTGGCTCATCGCCCACACCGACGTGGTCCCCACCGGCGACCTGTCCCTGTGGCAGTCGGACCCCTTCGTCCTGCGCCGGGAAGACGACCTCATCTACGGGCGCGGCGTCGAGGACAACCATCAGGGTCTGGTCAGCGCCCTCCTACTTCTGCGCGCCCTGGAACAGGCCGGGGCCGAAACGGAACTGTCTCTAGGCATCCTGCTGGCCGCCGACGAGGAGACGGGCAACGCCCTGGGCATTGAGCACATCCTGCGCGAGCGGCCGGATGTCTTCTCCGCGGACGATCTCGTCGTCATCCCGGATTTCGGGACAAAGGACGGCGCGGCCATCGAGGTGGCCGAGAAGAGCGTCCTGTGGCTCAAGTTCACGGTCCTGGGCCGGCAGTGTCACGCCTCGACCCCGGACGAGGGCGTCAACTCCCTGGTCGGGGCCTCAGCCCTGATCCTGGCCCTGGGGCGTCTGAACGACGTCTTCGGACGCACCGACGCCCTCTTCGACCCGCCGACCTCGACCTTCGCGCCGACGAAAAAGGAAGCCAACGTCCCCAACGTCAACACCATCCCCGGCCAGGACGTCTTCTACCTCGACTGCCGCGTGCTGCCCGACTACCCCCTGGACGACGTCGAACAGGAGATCCGGCGCATCTGCGACACGGTCGAAGCCGAACACGGCGTACGCATCGCCTTCGAGCGCGTGGTGCGCGAACAGGCCGCGCCGGGCACCCCGGCCGACTGCGAGGCCGTCACCCACCTGGCCAAAGCCCTGCGCGAAGAACGCGGCATCGACCCGCGCGTCATCGGCATCGGCGGCGGAACCGTGGCCGCGGCCTTCCGCAAGCGCGGCCTGCCCGCGGTCTGCTGGTCGACGCTGCTGAACACCGCCCACCAGCCCAACGAACACTCCTCCATCGCCAACACCATCGCCGACGCGCGGGTCTTCGCCCGCCTGCTCCTGGACAGCGAGGACTGAGATGAGCATCCCGACCGTGCCCGAAACCTTCGACATCATCGTTGTCGGCGCCGGCCATGCCGGCTGCGAGGCGGCCATGGCCGCGGCGCACATGGGCATGCAGACGCTGCTTCTGACCATCAACGCCGACCGCATCGGCCACCTGTCGTGCAACCCGGCCATCGGCGGCCTGGCCAAAGGGCACATGGTCAAGGAGATCGACGCCCTGGGCGGCATGATGGGCAAGTGGGCCGACCAGGCCGGCATCCAGTTCCGCATCCTGAACACCCGCAAGGGCCCGGCCGTGCGCTCCAGCCGGGCCCAGATCGACCGCGCCGAATACCTGAAGGTCGTGCAGCGCGACATCTTCACCTGCCCGAACCTCTTCGTGCGCCAGGAGACGGCCGCCTCCCTGACCGCCCAGAACGGCCGCATAACGGGCGTGGTCACCACCCTGGGCGAGACCATCCCCTGCCGGGCCGCCCTGCTGACCACGGGCACCTTCCTGCAGGGACTCATCCACGTCGGCCTCAAGAATTTCAGCGGCGGCCGCTATGGCGACCCCGCAAGCCAGGGCCTCTCGCCGCGCCTGAAGGAGCTGGGCCTTGAGCTCGGCCGGCTCAAGACCGGCACCGTGCCGCGCCTGCTCAAATCCTCCGTCGACTACTCGGTCATGGAGGAGCAGCCCGGCGACAACCCGCCCCGCCCCTTCAGCTTCGACTCGCCGGGCATAGGTCTGCCCCAACTGCCCTGCTTCGTGACCTGGACCACCGAGCGCACCCACGAGATCATCCGCTCCGGCTTCGACCGCTCGCCCATGTTCACCGGCGTCATCAAGGGCACGGGCGCGCGCTACTGCCCGTCCATCGAGGACAAGATCGCCCGCTTCCCCGACAAGGACCGGCACCAGATCTTCGTCGAGCCCGAAGGCCTGACGAGTTTCGAGGTCTACCCCAACGGCATCCCCACGAGCCTCCCCCTGGACGTGCAGAAGGCCCTGGTGGCGTCCATCCCCGGTCTGGAGAAGGCCCAGATCATCCGCCCCGGCTACGCCATCGAGTACGATTTCGTGCCCCCGACCCAACTGCGCCCCACCCTGGAGACCAAGGCCCTGCGCGGCCTCTACCTAGCCGGACAAATCAACGGCACCTCGGGCTACGAAGAGGCCGCGGGCCAGGGCCTGTGGGCTGCCATCAACGCGGTCCGCGCCCTGCGCGGCGAGCCGGAGTTCATCCTGACCCGCAGCCAGGCCTACATTGCCGTCCTCGTGGACGACCTGGTGACCAAGGGCACGCAGGAACCCTACCGCATGTTCACCTCCCGCGCCGAACACCGCCTGCTCCTGCGCGAGGACAACGCCGACGGGCGCCTGACCCCCCTGGGCCGCGAAATCGGCCTGGTGGACGATAGCCGCTGGAAGCGCTTCACGGCCAAGCAGGATGCCCTTGCGGAGATCATGACCGGTCTGGAATCCATCCGCGTGCGCCCCGACGCCGCCACCAAAGACGCGGTCGAGGCCATGGGCGGAACCATCCCCCAGAAGGCCGTCAGCCTCAAGGAACTGCTGCGCCAGCCCGAACTGTCCATCGGCAGCCTTGCGCCCCTGTGGCCGGAGTTGGCGAACTTCGACGCGGAGGCGCTGGAAGAGGCCGAGATCCAGGCCAAGTACGAAGGCTACCTGCAACGCCAGCAGGACCTGGTCGACCGCTTCGAAAAAATGGAGCGCACCGCCCTGCCCGAAGGCATGGTCTACACCGGCATTCCGGGCCTCTCACGCGAAGTGGTGGAAAAACTGACCCGCATCCAGCCCCGCACCCTGGGCCAGGCCGGACGCATCTCGGGCATCACGCCTGCAGCTTTGTCCTGCCTGGAGATTCAGCTCAAGAAGATGGGGAAGATTTAGAAGAGTGCCTCCGGCGGGCAGGGGATGATCCCCTGCACCCCATCGGGTGGGGCGTGTCTGGGGCTGTCCGAAGGTTCTGAGAAGGACGACTGGACGGGGGAAGAGTGCCTCCGGCGGGCAGGGGATGATCCCCTGCACCCCAGTTTGAAGGCAGCGTGCTACTCCCTGGTTTCGGAGGCGCAGTGGGCGAAGGACGGGACGTAGAAGCCGTCGACCAGTTCCTGGGCCAGGGCTTCGAGCCGCTCCACGAAGGCGTCGTCGAGGACCTTCTCCAGAGTCTCGTCCGAAGGCATGACCTCTTCCTCCGGCCCTCGCACCTTGAGCAGGATGACCCGCCCGTTGCTCATGACCTCGTACCCGACAACCTTTGCCATGCCCTGACCGTGCAGGTCCCGGACATGCGCCGTGATGATCTCGTAAAGTTCCACGCCCGTGTCCGGCCTGGTCACGATGGAAAAAACGCGTTCCGCCATATAAATCTCCTTGGACCCCTAGCTTTCACGTTTGCCCCGCCTTGTAAACTGCCCGCAGCGCACTTCACAACCGTACCGAAGACCGGTAGACTTTCTTTTTTGAACACCTTCCCCGGAACCGTATCATGAAACATCTCGTCGCCTCACGCATGGAGCGCTGCATCGGCTGCCACTCCTGCTCCCTGGCCTGCGCCCGGCTGGTGCACAAGTGCCTGTCCTGGGAGAACGCGGGCATCCGCATCCTGTCCTCGGGCGGGCTGTCCACCGGCTTCACGGCCAAGCTCTGCCTCGTCTGCGACCCGGCGCCCTGCGCCGCGGCCTGCCCCACGGGCAGCCTCAAACAGCGCAAGGGGGGCGGTGTGACGCAGAACAAGAAACTCTGCATCCAATGCGGCAAGTGCGCCGCGGCCTGCCCCGTGGACGCCATCGCCCAGGACCGCCAGGGCAACCCCTACGTCTGCATCCACTGCGGCAGCTGCGTGGAGTTCTGCCCCCACGATTGCCTGGAACTGCGGGAGGCCGAAGGATGATCACCGAAAATTTCAGAATCCTCGAAGTCAACCTGACCACGGGGCGTTCGGCCATCAGGAACGTGCCCGGTGTGGAAACGGTCCTCGGCGGATCTGGCCTGGCGGCGAAACTGCACATGGAATACTCCCGGCCCGGCCTGGCCTGGGACGACCCCTCCCAGCCCCTCGTCTTCGCCATCGGCCCCCTGACGGGCTTCTTCCCGCTGATGAGCAAGACGGTCTGCGCCTTCACCTCGCCCCTGCACGGCCAGTACGCCGAGTCCCACGCCGGAGCCCGCTCGGCCCTGGCCCTGCGCTTCGCGGGCATCGACGCGCTGGTGATCATCGGCAAGGCCGAACGACCGACCGTCCTGCACCTCGGCGCCAACGTCATCGAGTTCATGGAGGCCGGCTACCTGTGGGGCAAGGACGCCCTGACCACGGGCAAGCTCCTGCGCCGCATCCTCAAGGGCTCGGGCCACCGCACCATCATGCGCATCGGGCCGGCCGGCGAGAACAAGTCGGCCATGGCCTGCATCAACGTCGACACCTACCGCCACTTCGGACGCCTGGGCGGGGGCGGCGTCATGGGCGCCAAAAACCTCAAGGCCATCGCCGTCGAAGGCAACGGCTCCTGCGAACTGCCGCAGGGCAAGGAGTACTCGGCCCTCTTCGCCGACATCTTCCGCAAGCTGACCGACACGGACATGATGCGCAAGTACCACAACCTCGGCACGGCCTCGAACCTCGAAGCCCTGAACGAGCTCAAGGCCCTGCCCTGGCGCAACCTCCAGGCCACCTCGGACCCGGGCATCGTCGGCATCACGGGCGAGCGCTTCGCCGACGACACCCTGCTCAGAAACGCCGCCTGCTCGGGCTGCCCCGTGGGCTGCATCCACATCGGCTTCGTGCGCGAGAAGTTCCACAAGGACAACCAGTACCTCTACCGCCAGGTCGGCTACGACTATGAGCCCATCTTCGCCACTGGCTCCATGCTCGGCCTGACCCACGCCCCGGACGTGCTGACGGTCATGGACGAGGTGGAGAAGGCGGGCCTCGACGTCATGAGCGGCGGCGTGGCCCTGGCCTGGGCCACGGAGGCCCTGGAGAAGGGCGTGGTCACGCGGGAACAGACCGGGATCGACCTGCGCTTCGGCGACGCCCAGGGCTACATGCGGGCCGTGCACATGCTCGGCGGCGCCGTGAACGACTTCTGGCGCACCCTGGCCGGTGGAACCATGGCCGCGGCCGCCCGCTACGGCGGCGGGGACTTCGCCTGCGTGCTCGGCCAGGAGATGGCCGGATACGCCACGGGCGAGGTCTTCTACGTGGCCCAGGGCCTGGGCCTGCGCCACTCGCACCTGGACACCGGCGCCTACACCTACGACCAGTCCAAGGCCCCCAAGGACGTGGACAAGGCCCTGGCCTTCCTGCTGGAGGACGAACGCGAGCGCGTCATCCTGACCTCCATGGTGTCCTGCCTCTTCGCCCGCAAGGTCTACGACCCCGAAACCCTGCGCCAATGCCTGACGGTCCTCGGCGGCCAGGCCCTGGCCGACGGGCTGGACCAGGCCGCCGCCCGCATCCAGAAACTGCGCTGGCAGGCACGCGCCGCCGGCGGCTACGACCCCATGAACGTTCGCATCCCCAAGCGCTTCCTGGAGGTCGAGACCTGGAAGGGCCGCACCGACCCGCAGTACCTGGAAGAACTGCGCCTGGCTTACGCCGGGGCCATACGGGAGATGTGCGGCCAGGATTGAAACCGGCATGAACAACGGGCACCGAAGCCCCGTTCTTTCGGGAGGTTATGCATGGAAAACCGGGATGTCCGCTGGCGCCAGCGTTTTGCGCAGTTCGAGAAATCCTTCGCCCTGTTGGAATCGGCCATCACCATCGAAAGGCTGACCGTCATCGAGCGCGCCGGGCTGATCCAGTTCTTTGAAATGGCCTTCGAGCAGGGCTGGAAGCTGCTCAAGGATTATCAGGAGTCGGTAGGGTTCGAGATCGTCAGCCCGCGTCAGGCCATCAAGCAGGCCTTCCAGTCCGGACTCGTCGCCGACGGCCACGCCTGGATCGGGGCCCTGGAAGACCGCAACCTGACCACACACACCTACAACGAGCAGACGGCTTTGGCCGTGGAGGAAAAAATCCGCTCGTCCTATCACCCTCTCCTCAAAGCCCTGCACGAAACCTTCAACGCAAAGGCCCGCGAGGAACGATGAACGACCTTTCCCGGACCGGGCTGCGGGACGGCGACATCGCGCTCATCGTCAATGCGGCGAAACGCTTCCCAGAAATCCGCCAGCTCGTGCTTTTCGGCTCGCGGGCCAAGGGCACGCACAAGCCGGGCTCGGACGTCGATCTGGCCATCAAGGGCAACCGGCTGACCTACGACACCCCTGTCCGCCTGGCCGGCATCCTCAACGAGGAACTGCCGCTCCCCTATTTCTTCGATGTGGTGGATTACGAAACCATAACGGAACGGCAGCTGGTCGAGCACATCGACCGCGTCGGCGTCGTACTGCTCGATCAGTCCTGAGTCCCGAGGGCGACCTGCGCCACCCTGCGATACTCCGGACCCGAAGGACGAAGGACGCTCTGCCAGAGCACGGCGCTGTCCACACCGAACGCGGGCCAGTCCCGCGTCAGCGCCCTGGCGAGTCCCGGCCAATCGTCCCCCCTGGCAGCCTCCTTGATCCGCGCCACGGTGACGTGGGCGACGAAGGGCCGGGTTTCAGCGGCAAAGCCCTCACGGGACAGTTCAACGTCCAAGGCTGCGAAATATTCAGCGTACTCCCGCATTCCTTCGGCGAATCCCAACCAGACCACGCGCGGCGCGCCCCGAGGCGGAAAAAAACCACCCGCCCCGCCCTGCAGTTCGAACCGTCCCCGAGCCGCCGCCCGCATGGCCTTGACGATGCCCCCGACCTTGGCCTCGTCCGTCTCCCCCAGGAACTTGAGCGTCACGTGCGCCAGCTCCGGCCGCACCCAGGAAACCTTCGACGCCAGCCGGCCCTTCCAAGCGGCCTGGATCTCGCGGATAGCCTGCGCGTAGTCTTGGGGAATGGGGATGCCTATGAAAAGCCGCATGTGTGGTACCGCCTGATACGTAACGTGAAGGAAAGGCATGGATTCCCGCCTTTGCGGGAATGACATCGGACTGCGGCGTATTGCGCGTGATTTGATCGGAACTTCGCCGATGGTGACAGGCACAGCCTACCGTGCAGAGCAAGCGTCATCTCCGCGCAGTCGTCCATCTTACATTCCCCACCCCTGAAAGGCAGGCAGCCCCCCGCTTCCGCGCCAAGCGAGTCCGGGTCGGGGCGTTGCGGGCGCGTCGACTGTCCGACCGAACTAGGCATCGTTTGGTTTCCCGTCGTCAACCGCCCCGAGCACAACCTCTGCG from the Desulfomicrobium escambiense DSM 10707 genome contains:
- a CDS encoding alpha/beta hydrolase, which gives rise to MNDLLTGCLLLHGYAGRPFEMSFLAADLRSAGYAVDVPYLPGHDGDTEAFERSRFEDWLAGAERALSALRARCPRVFVAGFSMGGTLALALAQRHELAGVATIAAPVFLCRLFPYFSPDPLLFCSGLLRFCHPRPAASAPKPESRRIAPWQGYEGTHFVRPLHSFKIAAGRVRRGLGRVTAPILVLHGVRDRAVHPDNAWDILSRVSSARRELHLLSMRESLTSGHLLVTHEETRASVSALVLGFVGSLG
- a CDS encoding PxxKW family cysteine-rich protein; the protein is MAVDFSNAVKTDEGVQVNGVVMQQIVEQCEGCERIKEFEGGKYCGSYPQPAVKWRLGSCNFATHTKSAPAKGKAKVNPLKASKRAAKGR
- a CDS encoding M20 family metallo-hydrolase, yielding MLKATLDIIDRSADELVRLQTALVGIPALGPTNGGQGEAAKAEWLSGYLSAFEGVTVERIDAPDARVESGVRPSIAVRRPGRSPRTLWLIAHTDVVPTGDLSLWQSDPFVLRREDDLIYGRGVEDNHQGLVSALLLLRALEQAGAETELSLGILLAADEETGNALGIEHILRERPDVFSADDLVVIPDFGTKDGAAIEVAEKSVLWLKFTVLGRQCHASTPDEGVNSLVGASALILALGRLNDVFGRTDALFDPPTSTFAPTKKEANVPNVNTIPGQDVFYLDCRVLPDYPLDDVEQEIRRICDTVEAEHGVRIAFERVVREQAAPGTPADCEAVTHLAKALREERGIDPRVIGIGGGTVAAAFRKRGLPAVCWSTLLNTAHQPNEHSSIANTIADARVFARLLLDSED
- the mnmG gene encoding tRNA uridine-5-carboxymethylaminomethyl(34) synthesis enzyme MnmG, giving the protein MSIPTVPETFDIIVVGAGHAGCEAAMAAAHMGMQTLLLTINADRIGHLSCNPAIGGLAKGHMVKEIDALGGMMGKWADQAGIQFRILNTRKGPAVRSSRAQIDRAEYLKVVQRDIFTCPNLFVRQETAASLTAQNGRITGVVTTLGETIPCRAALLTTGTFLQGLIHVGLKNFSGGRYGDPASQGLSPRLKELGLELGRLKTGTVPRLLKSSVDYSVMEEQPGDNPPRPFSFDSPGIGLPQLPCFVTWTTERTHEIIRSGFDRSPMFTGVIKGTGARYCPSIEDKIARFPDKDRHQIFVEPEGLTSFEVYPNGIPTSLPLDVQKALVASIPGLEKAQIIRPGYAIEYDFVPPTQLRPTLETKALRGLYLAGQINGTSGYEEAAGQGLWAAINAVRALRGEPEFILTRSQAYIAVLVDDLVTKGTQEPYRMFTSRAEHRLLLREDNADGRLTPLGREIGLVDDSRWKRFTAKQDALAEIMTGLESIRVRPDAATKDAVEAMGGTIPQKAVSLKELLRQPELSIGSLAPLWPELANFDAEALEEAEIQAKYEGYLQRQQDLVDRFEKMERTALPEGMVYTGIPGLSREVVEKLTRIQPRTLGQAGRISGITPAALSCLEIQLKKMGKI
- a CDS encoding 4Fe-4S binding protein, with translation MKHLVASRMERCIGCHSCSLACARLVHKCLSWENAGIRILSSGGLSTGFTAKLCLVCDPAPCAAACPTGSLKQRKGGGVTQNKKLCIQCGKCAAACPVDAIAQDRQGNPYVCIHCGSCVEFCPHDCLELREAEG
- a CDS encoding aldehyde ferredoxin oxidoreductase N-terminal domain-containing protein encodes the protein MITENFRILEVNLTTGRSAIRNVPGVETVLGGSGLAAKLHMEYSRPGLAWDDPSQPLVFAIGPLTGFFPLMSKTVCAFTSPLHGQYAESHAGARSALALRFAGIDALVIIGKAERPTVLHLGANVIEFMEAGYLWGKDALTTGKLLRRILKGSGHRTIMRIGPAGENKSAMACINVDTYRHFGRLGGGGVMGAKNLKAIAVEGNGSCELPQGKEYSALFADIFRKLTDTDMMRKYHNLGTASNLEALNELKALPWRNLQATSDPGIVGITGERFADDTLLRNAACSGCPVGCIHIGFVREKFHKDNQYLYRQVGYDYEPIFATGSMLGLTHAPDVLTVMDEVEKAGLDVMSGGVALAWATEALEKGVVTREQTGIDLRFGDAQGYMRAVHMLGGAVNDFWRTLAGGTMAAAARYGGGDFACVLGQEMAGYATGEVFYVAQGLGLRHSHLDTGAYTYDQSKAPKDVDKALAFLLEDERERVILTSMVSCLFARKVYDPETLRQCLTVLGGQALADGLDQAAARIQKLRWQARAAGGYDPMNVRIPKRFLEVETWKGRTDPQYLEELRLAYAGAIREMCGQD
- a CDS encoding nucleotidyltransferase substrate binding protein; its protein translation is MENRDVRWRQRFAQFEKSFALLESAITIERLTVIERAGLIQFFEMAFEQGWKLLKDYQESVGFEIVSPRQAIKQAFQSGLVADGHAWIGALEDRNLTTHTYNEQTALAVEEKIRSSYHPLLKALHETFNAKAREER
- a CDS encoding nucleotidyltransferase domain-containing protein: MNDLSRTGLRDGDIALIVNAAKRFPEIRQLVLFGSRAKGTHKPGSDVDLAIKGNRLTYDTPVRLAGILNEELPLPYFFDVVDYETITERQLVEHIDRVGVVLLDQS
- the thpR gene encoding RNA 2',3'-cyclic phosphodiesterase gives rise to the protein MRLFIGIPIPQDYAQAIREIQAAWKGRLASKVSWVRPELAHVTLKFLGETDEAKVGGIVKAMRAAARGRFELQGGAGGFFPPRGAPRVVWLGFAEGMREYAEYFAALDVELSREGFAAETRPFVAHVTVARIKEAARGDDWPGLARALTRDWPAFGVDSAVLWQSVLRPSGPEYRRVAQVALGTQD